A window of Rubricoccus marinus contains these coding sequences:
- a CDS encoding cytidine deaminase: MDPHDALRQIARRTASQAVVPFSNTPVGVALLLTDGSVMTGARIESASYPLTIPALQAAWARTRAAGRSDIVAVAASRPLAPSELTFLSEDTRRRWKAFDGEIAAVDGVALHESKAPISAVVEASGDPFDAALRAATHAHAPVSDFPVGCVLETASGWVAGSNVEHAADWTRGLCGERVALSAAVASGAGAISRIWLACPKAPGATPCGGCRQLLAEHAPQAEVHIWNGDGAPIVTTPADLLPGAFEADRLLG; the protein is encoded by the coding sequence ATGGATCCACACGACGCCCTTCGCCAGATCGCCCGCCGCACCGCAAGCCAAGCGGTGGTCCCGTTCTCGAACACGCCGGTCGGGGTGGCGCTGCTGCTCACCGACGGCTCGGTGATGACTGGGGCGCGCATCGAAAGCGCCTCGTACCCGCTGACGATTCCCGCATTGCAGGCCGCCTGGGCACGAACGCGCGCCGCCGGCCGGTCCGACATCGTCGCCGTTGCCGCGAGCCGGCCTCTGGCGCCGTCCGAACTCACGTTCCTCTCCGAGGACACGCGCCGCCGTTGGAAGGCCTTCGACGGCGAGATCGCGGCCGTTGACGGGGTCGCTCTTCACGAATCCAAGGCCCCGATCTCTGCAGTTGTGGAGGCCTCTGGCGACCCGTTCGACGCCGCGCTGCGTGCCGCGACCCACGCCCACGCGCCGGTTTCCGACTTCCCCGTTGGGTGCGTGCTCGAGACCGCCAGCGGCTGGGTGGCCGGCTCCAACGTGGAGCACGCCGCCGACTGGACGCGCGGGCTGTGCGGCGAGCGCGTCGCGCTTTCGGCCGCCGTCGCCTCTGGCGCGGGCGCGATCTCGCGCATCTGGCTCGCTTGCCCCAAAGCCCCCGGGGCGACGCCGTGCGGCGGCTGCCGACAGCTTCTCGCTGAGCACGCGCCTCAGGCGGAGGTCCACATTTGGAACGGCGACGGCGCGCCCATCGTGACGACGCCCGCCGACCTGCTGCCGGGCGCCTTCGAGGCCGACCGTCTCCTGGGATGA
- a CDS encoding carboxypeptidase-like regulatory domain-containing protein, translated as MRIALTCLILLSLALPRAHAQAASGVVLDAESGQPIPGANVLLAGSQTGDATDADGRFALVTPLAGSRTLVISAVGYETETRPVVLPTDGLTVRLSPATLSLGEAVVEREQPRLWRQRLRRFEREFIGTSRNARGVRILNPEVLDLRESEGGLFMAEAEATLEVENASLGYSLTLYGLRFTSTGDRWQWQGEVTFREMEGTGRQRRRWERARESAYNGSWPHFAARLASGDAYAAGYRVLPTSRPGTRISINTLTLSEDQLQDAITVVDPGVLRLSVPAAWHVRYLREEDPRSTAARSRGGGQVSYLVLKGGDVSLTPSGQVLDPLDVVRYGYWDWERVADLLPTDYVPSAR; from the coding sequence ATGCGTATCGCGTTGACCTGCCTCATCCTGCTTTCCCTCGCGCTCCCCCGCGCGCACGCTCAAGCCGCCAGCGGCGTCGTGCTAGACGCCGAGAGCGGCCAGCCGATCCCTGGCGCCAACGTGCTTCTCGCCGGCTCCCAAACCGGCGACGCGACCGACGCCGACGGCCGGTTCGCGCTCGTGACGCCTCTGGCGGGCTCGCGTACGCTCGTGATCTCGGCCGTGGGATACGAGACCGAAACGCGCCCGGTCGTGCTCCCGACCGATGGCCTGACGGTTCGGCTGAGCCCTGCCACGCTGAGTCTCGGCGAGGCCGTCGTCGAGCGCGAGCAGCCGCGCCTCTGGCGCCAGCGGCTGCGGCGGTTCGAGCGCGAGTTTATCGGCACGTCGCGCAACGCCAGAGGCGTGCGCATTCTGAACCCGGAGGTTCTGGACCTGCGTGAGTCCGAAGGCGGGTTGTTCATGGCGGAAGCCGAGGCTACGCTGGAGGTCGAGAACGCATCGCTTGGGTACAGCCTGACGCTCTACGGCCTTCGGTTCACTTCTACCGGGGACCGGTGGCAGTGGCAGGGCGAGGTCACGTTCCGCGAGATGGAGGGGACGGGCCGCCAGAGGCGCCGGTGGGAGCGGGCGCGCGAAAGTGCTTACAACGGCTCGTGGCCGCATTTCGCAGCGCGGCTGGCCTCTGGCGACGCCTACGCCGCAGGCTACCGCGTGCTGCCGACCTCGCGGCCGGGCACGCGGATCTCGATCAACACGCTGACGCTCAGCGAGGACCAACTACAGGACGCCATCACTGTCGTCGATCCCGGCGTGCTCCGGTTGAGCGTTCCCGCCGCGTGGCACGTCCGGTATCTCCGCGAGGAAGACCCACGTTCCACCGCAGCGCGGAGCCGCGGCGGCGGGCAGGTTTCATACCTCGTGCTCAAGGGCGGCGACGTGAGCCTCACGCCATCCGGCCAGGTGCTCGACCCGCTCGACGTGGTCCGCTATGGCTACTGGGACTGGGAGCGCGTGGCCGATCTCCTGCCGACGGACTACGTGCCGAGCGCGCGCTGA
- the lepA gene encoding translation elongation factor 4, with translation MASRIPQDRLRNFCIIAHIDHGKSTLADRLLEATGTLTSREMQAQVLDSMDLERERGITIKSHAIRMRHTAEDGETYALNLIDTPGHVDFTYEVSRALNACEGAILVVDAAQGIEAQTISNLYLAMGQDLEIIPVLNKVDLPSAQPDIVAQSITDLIGGDPADVLKVSAKTGVGIDAVLQAIVDRVPPPGGDPDAPLQSLIFDSTFDTYRGSIVYVRVKEGTLRKGDPITFMATNAKYNAEEIGYLKLGMEPMPELTPGEVGYIIGSVKDVQDTKVGDTVTHTRGGASEQLPGYRDVKPMVFSGIYPTDSADFEDLRAALERLQLNDAALTYEPETSAALGFGFRVGFLGMLHMEVVQERLDREFNLDIVTTMPNVRYSVELTSGETIEVENPSEMPDRGIISEIREPYVTAQIITPTEYIGALMGLCQERRGTYITQEYITTDRVDLQYELPLAEIVFDFYDKLKSVSRGYASFDYEFIDERTSDLQKLDVMLNGDPVDALSTIVHKDKAYDMGRRLCKKLRELIPRQMFDVAIQAALGNKVISRETVKALRKDVTARCYGGDISRKRKLLEKQKEGKKRMKQIGAVEVPQEAFLAVLSMDS, from the coding sequence GTGGCTTCGCGCATCCCGCAGGATAGGCTCCGCAACTTCTGCATCATCGCCCACATCGACCACGGGAAATCCACCCTGGCCGATCGCCTCTTGGAAGCCACAGGCACGCTTACGTCCCGCGAGATGCAGGCGCAAGTGCTGGACTCCATGGACCTGGAGCGCGAGCGCGGCATCACCATCAAGAGCCACGCGATCCGGATGCGGCACACCGCCGAGGACGGCGAGACGTACGCGCTCAACCTGATCGACACGCCGGGGCACGTGGACTTCACTTACGAGGTCAGCCGCGCGCTCAACGCATGCGAGGGCGCAATCCTGGTCGTAGACGCCGCGCAGGGGATCGAGGCGCAGACGATCTCGAACCTGTACCTCGCGATGGGACAGGACCTGGAGATCATCCCCGTCCTCAACAAGGTCGACCTGCCGAGTGCTCAGCCCGACATCGTCGCACAGTCCATCACGGACCTGATCGGCGGCGACCCCGCGGACGTGCTCAAGGTCTCGGCCAAGACCGGGGTCGGCATCGACGCGGTGCTGCAGGCCATCGTGGACCGCGTGCCGCCCCCAGGAGGAGACCCCGACGCGCCGCTGCAGTCGCTCATCTTCGACTCTACGTTTGACACGTACCGCGGCAGCATCGTGTACGTCCGCGTGAAGGAGGGCACGCTCCGCAAGGGGGACCCGATCACGTTTATGGCCACCAACGCGAAGTACAACGCGGAGGAGATCGGCTACCTCAAGCTGGGCATGGAGCCGATGCCGGAACTGACCCCCGGCGAGGTCGGCTACATCATCGGCAGCGTCAAGGACGTGCAGGACACGAAGGTCGGCGACACGGTCACGCACACGCGCGGCGGCGCGAGCGAGCAGCTCCCCGGCTACCGCGACGTGAAGCCGATGGTGTTCTCGGGCATCTACCCGACCGACTCCGCCGACTTCGAGGACCTCCGCGCCGCGCTGGAACGCCTCCAACTCAACGACGCCGCGCTCACGTACGAGCCCGAGACCAGCGCCGCGCTCGGCTTCGGCTTCCGCGTCGGCTTTCTCGGCATGCTCCACATGGAGGTGGTGCAAGAGCGTCTGGACCGGGAGTTCAACTTGGACATCGTCACCACGATGCCCAACGTTCGCTACTCGGTCGAGCTGACCTCTGGCGAGACCATCGAGGTCGAGAACCCGAGCGAGATGCCCGACCGGGGCATCATCAGCGAGATCCGCGAGCCGTATGTGACGGCGCAGATCATCACCCCGACCGAGTACATCGGTGCCCTGATGGGGCTGTGCCAGGAACGCCGCGGCACCTACATCACGCAGGAGTACATCACGACTGACCGCGTGGACCTCCAGTACGAGTTGCCTCTGGCGGAGATCGTCTTCGACTTCTACGACAAGCTCAAAAGCGTCAGCCGCGGCTACGCCAGCTTCGACTACGAGTTTATCGACGAGCGCACGAGCGACCTCCAGAAGCTGGACGTCATGCTCAACGGCGACCCCGTGGACGCGCTCTCGACGATCGTGCACAAGGACAAGGCCTACGACATGGGCCGCCGGCTTTGCAAGAAGCTCCGCGAGTTGATCCCGCGGCAGATGTTCGACGTGGCGATCCAGGCCGCGCTCGGCAACAAGGTGATCTCTCGCGAGACCGTGAAGGCGCTCCGCAAGGACGTCACCGCACGCTGCTACGGCGGCGACATCTCGCGAAAGCGGAAACTCCTAGAGAAGCAGAAAGAGGGCAAGAAGCGGATGAAGCAGATCGGCGCCGTCGAGGTGCCGCAGGAGGCCTTTCTCGCCGTCCTCTCGATGGATTCGTGA
- a CDS encoding tyrosine-type recombinase/integrase: MASLIQQDGLYSLQFYKADRSPKRKRVPLRVRVKRDAETIRRKLERDYSVGTFDPWTDDPLAYDRKPLKPEGIAEASEAFFDAKSHKASLTLKDYRKVISRFVLHVGPSTPVGRVTAKDVEEWLDSTEAKDVTRHAYCRNLKVFFRWARKEGLTDVVATENVRLRKLPRKYPRFLTHAEVERFAITVRREARSVQWLADLVVFACHTGLRRSELVNLRWDAVDLDSGMLTVANTESFRTKSGADRKVPLSETAKAVLGRVEAAPNCEYVFTCSNGKISPDYLSQAFKKYATKAGLKGVHLHHTRHTACSWLAQRGVPIEAIRRFAGHSTITVTERYMHLSDSMFSSSIRKALA, encoded by the coding sequence ATGGCGAGCCTAATCCAGCAAGACGGCCTCTACTCACTACAGTTCTACAAGGCCGACCGATCCCCGAAGCGGAAGCGCGTCCCGCTCCGCGTACGTGTCAAGCGAGACGCTGAAACGATCCGACGCAAGCTGGAACGCGATTACTCGGTCGGGACCTTTGATCCGTGGACTGATGATCCCCTGGCTTACGATAGGAAGCCGCTGAAGCCAGAAGGGATTGCGGAGGCTTCAGAAGCGTTCTTCGATGCCAAGAGCCATAAAGCTTCCCTCACGCTCAAAGACTATCGCAAGGTCATTAGCCGATTCGTGCTCCACGTAGGGCCTAGCACGCCCGTAGGCCGCGTTACTGCTAAAGACGTGGAAGAATGGCTAGACAGCACTGAGGCGAAGGATGTAACTCGGCACGCCTACTGCCGCAACCTTAAGGTCTTTTTCCGCTGGGCGCGGAAGGAAGGGCTGACTGACGTTGTAGCGACTGAGAACGTTCGGCTTAGAAAGCTCCCCCGCAAGTATCCGCGCTTCCTGACCCACGCTGAGGTTGAGCGCTTTGCAATAACGGTTCGAAGAGAGGCGCGTAGCGTGCAATGGCTAGCTGACTTGGTTGTTTTCGCCTGCCACACTGGATTGAGGCGGAGCGAGCTAGTCAATCTTCGGTGGGATGCCGTTGACCTCGATAGCGGAATGCTAACCGTTGCGAACACTGAATCTTTTAGGACGAAGAGCGGCGCTGACCGAAAGGTCCCTCTCTCCGAAACGGCTAAGGCAGTCCTAGGACGGGTAGAAGCGGCTCCTAACTGCGAATACGTGTTTACGTGCTCCAATGGCAAGATCAGCCCCGACTATTTATCTCAAGCCTTCAAGAAATATGCGACCAAGGCTGGGCTCAAGGGAGTACATCTCCATCACACCCGACATACTGCGTGCTCTTGGCTAGCACAGAGAGGTGTACCGATTGAAGCAATTCGCAGATTCGCAGGACATTCAACCATTACCGTAACAGAGAGATACATGCATCTAAGCGACAGCATGTTCAGCAGTAGTATTCGTAAAGCACTCGCATAA
- the ileS gene encoding isoleucine--tRNA ligase, whose product MPTASRYPDADAFDQVTVEKAILDRWDAEDTFQRSLDLRDRAPTFAFYEGPPTANGKPGIHHVLARTLKDLFCRYKTMKGFRVDRKAGWDTHGLPVEIEVEKALGLEGRHAVEEYGIAEYNAACRESVLKYKGLWDSLTVRMGYWVDLSAPYVTYENEYIESVWALLQVLHQKGLLYRGHKIQWYSPANGTVLSSHEVSLGYEEVQDPSIIVRAPLADEPGTSLLAWTTTPWTVPSNAAMAVGPKIRYVKVRVAKEGGGTEHLIVAESRMAATIKDENAVIVEHLTGADLIGRRYEPMMPEAGEWFVDRATGDEAFAREGLWRVVGANYVTTDDGTGIVHTAPAFGADDNLTGQREGIPLLNPVEPDGTFAEGFPVCGGLWFKDADRPIIRDLAARGLLWREDSYVHNYPHDWRKGTPLMSYPVDSWFVETTRVKDRMVELNQTINWQPEAIGTGRFGQWLENNVDWALSRMRYWGTPLPIWVSDEDPDYVEVIGSIEQLREKCGGTFPPEALNPASGEVDLHRPYVDALTWPAPNGGTMRRIPDLLDVWFDSGAMPFAQWHQPFENDDAFARNYPADFIAEGVDQTRGWFYTLHALGTLITDSVAFKNVVVNGLVLDASGQKMSKSKGNAVDPFAAIATHGADPVRWNMMAASPPWESLRYSDDAVLETRRKFFGTLVNTYRFFATYANVDGYHYDEDAATPLARRSELDRWVLSRLQSTIAETDEALDGYHPTRAARSIQTFVDDMSNWYVRRSRRRFWKSTDDADKRAAYDTLYECLRTVAQLMAPLAPFTAEWLYSQLRPGKSVHLTDFPEASGERLDTDLEDRMALARAVVTAALALRNDAGIGVRQPLAELLVVTDVDGVDEATLRSVEDVILDEVNVKRLETVSGSGGLVNKSARPNFKTLGRRLGKNMGAAKALITTLSPEAIVAYERDGTLTLPLAGEDVTFVAGDIEVVSEGVEGRPVRQETTGDRTVTVSLDTALTDDLRAEGIAREFVNRVQALRKDADYEVTDRIEIVYAAPEAVSAALLAHHEYVSAETLALALSSGDASGDAATETDFGHGPVTIAVRRPAA is encoded by the coding sequence ACAAGACGATGAAGGGCTTCCGCGTGGACCGCAAGGCGGGCTGGGACACGCACGGCCTCCCGGTCGAGATCGAGGTCGAAAAGGCGCTCGGGCTCGAAGGGCGTCACGCCGTCGAGGAGTACGGCATCGCGGAGTACAACGCGGCCTGCCGCGAGAGCGTACTCAAGTACAAGGGCCTTTGGGACTCTCTGACGGTCCGCATGGGCTACTGGGTGGACCTCTCGGCGCCCTACGTCACGTACGAGAACGAGTACATCGAGAGCGTCTGGGCGTTGCTCCAAGTGCTACACCAGAAGGGGCTGCTCTACCGCGGGCACAAGATTCAGTGGTACAGCCCCGCCAACGGGACCGTTCTCTCCAGCCACGAGGTGAGCCTGGGTTACGAGGAGGTGCAGGACCCGAGCATCATCGTCCGCGCGCCTCTGGCGGACGAGCCTGGCACGTCGCTCTTGGCGTGGACCACGACGCCCTGGACGGTCCCCAGCAACGCCGCGATGGCCGTCGGCCCGAAGATCCGGTACGTCAAGGTCCGCGTCGCGAAAGAAGGCGGCGGGACGGAGCACCTCATCGTCGCCGAGAGCCGCATGGCCGCGACGATCAAAGACGAGAACGCCGTCATCGTGGAGCACCTTACGGGCGCCGACCTCATCGGGCGCCGCTACGAGCCCATGATGCCCGAAGCGGGCGAGTGGTTCGTGGACCGCGCCACGGGCGACGAAGCGTTTGCGCGCGAAGGCCTCTGGCGCGTTGTCGGCGCCAACTACGTCACGACGGACGACGGCACCGGCATCGTCCACACCGCACCCGCCTTCGGCGCCGATGACAACCTGACGGGCCAACGTGAGGGCATTCCGCTGCTCAACCCCGTCGAGCCCGACGGCACGTTTGCCGAGGGCTTCCCGGTTTGCGGCGGCCTCTGGTTCAAGGACGCCGACCGCCCGATCATCCGCGACCTCGCCGCCCGAGGCCTCCTCTGGCGCGAGGACTCCTACGTCCACAACTACCCGCACGATTGGCGCAAGGGCACGCCGCTGATGTCGTACCCGGTAGACTCGTGGTTCGTGGAGACGACGCGGGTCAAGGATCGGATGGTGGAGCTCAACCAAACGATCAACTGGCAGCCGGAAGCCATTGGTACAGGCCGGTTTGGCCAATGGCTGGAGAACAACGTGGACTGGGCACTCAGCCGGATGCGCTACTGGGGCACGCCGCTTCCCATCTGGGTGAGTGACGAGGACCCGGACTACGTGGAAGTCATCGGCAGCATCGAGCAGCTCCGCGAGAAGTGCGGCGGCACGTTCCCGCCAGAGGCGCTCAACCCGGCCTCTGGCGAGGTAGACCTGCACCGCCCCTACGTGGACGCGCTGACGTGGCCGGCGCCCAACGGCGGGACCATGCGCCGCATCCCGGACCTGCTGGACGTGTGGTTCGACTCGGGCGCGATGCCGTTCGCGCAGTGGCACCAACCCTTCGAGAACGATGACGCCTTTGCGCGCAACTACCCGGCGGACTTTATCGCCGAAGGCGTAGACCAGACGCGCGGGTGGTTCTACACGCTCCACGCACTCGGCACGCTCATCACGGACTCGGTCGCCTTCAAGAACGTCGTCGTGAATGGCCTTGTGTTGGACGCCAGCGGCCAGAAGATGTCGAAGTCCAAGGGCAACGCTGTGGACCCGTTCGCCGCCATCGCGACGCACGGCGCAGACCCGGTGCGCTGGAACATGATGGCCGCGAGCCCGCCGTGGGAAAGCCTGCGCTACTCCGACGACGCCGTTCTGGAGACGCGCCGCAAGTTTTTCGGCACGCTCGTCAACACGTACCGCTTTTTCGCGACCTACGCGAACGTGGACGGCTACCACTACGACGAGGACGCCGCGACGCCTCTGGCGCGCCGGAGCGAGCTGGACCGCTGGGTGCTCTCGCGCCTGCAGAGCACGATCGCGGAGACCGACGAGGCCCTCGACGGCTACCACCCGACGCGCGCGGCCCGCTCCATCCAGACGTTCGTGGACGACATGTCCAACTGGTACGTCCGCCGCAGCCGACGCCGGTTCTGGAAGAGCACGGACGACGCCGACAAGCGCGCCGCCTACGACACTCTCTACGAGTGCCTACGGACCGTCGCGCAGCTCATGGCGCCTCTGGCGCCGTTCACCGCTGAGTGGTTGTACAGCCAACTCCGCCCCGGCAAAAGCGTCCACCTTACCGATTTCCCCGAGGCCTCTGGCGAGCGGTTGGACACCGACCTCGAAGACCGGATGGCACTCGCGCGGGCCGTCGTAACCGCCGCGCTCGCGCTCCGCAACGATGCTGGCATCGGCGTGCGTCAGCCTCTGGCGGAGTTGCTTGTTGTGACCGACGTGGACGGCGTGGACGAGGCAACGCTCCGGTCCGTCGAGGACGTGATCTTGGACGAGGTGAACGTCAAGCGGCTCGAAACGGTGAGCGGCAGCGGCGGGCTCGTCAACAAGAGCGCACGGCCCAACTTCAAGACGCTCGGCCGCCGGCTGGGCAAGAACATGGGCGCGGCCAAGGCACTTATCACCACGCTCTCGCCAGAGGCCATCGTGGCCTACGAGCGCGACGGCACGCTTACGCTGCCGCTGGCGGGCGAGGACGTGACGTTCGTCGCGGGCGACATCGAGGTCGTCAGCGAAGGCGTGGAGGGCCGCCCCGTGCGTCAGGAGACCACGGGCGACCGGACGGTCACCGTCTCGCTGGACACGGCGTTGACCGACGACCTTCGCGCCGAGGGCATTGCGCGTGAGTTCGTCAACCGCGTGCAGGCGCTCCGCAAGGACGCGGACTACGAGGTGACAGACCGCATCGAGATCGTCTACGCGGCGCCAGAGGCCGTCTCCGCGGCCCTTCTGGCGCACCACGAGTACGTGAGCGCGGAAACCCTCGCGCTCGCGCTTTCGTCCGGTGACGCCTCTGGCGACGCCGCGACGGAGACGGATTTCGGCCACGGCCCCGTTACCATCGCCGTTCGCCGCCCCGCGGCTTAG
- the lepB gene encoding signal peptidase I — MSDDPTPQRAPEVTPLASPLVPRWRVHPPRMDAHLAREAVPPLAPEATAPAVPHRSGWSVFRVIASAFLAAFLLRACVFEAYRIPSSSMEQTLQPGDYVFVSKLGYGTRIPETFRLPLSRRERANPILPGVRLPGIGAPARGDVVVFHYPADGGPIHRRTPYVKRLVGLPGEVVEIREKQVFADGAPVERAPTGRQFWVVLLAERAFLQPDSLTSVGLTGRIERVSDRERVIEATQEVAARVRRLPGVESVEALVRRPGDGSADFPASGAYSLDDWGPVRVPFRDWTIPLDSETWSLYRAAILKHEPLAVERVAGGFRVEGVPADSFTFSQDYYVVLGDHRDDSADSRSWGFVPDTHLVGRARLIYFSWDPESGKARWDRALHIVR; from the coding sequence GTGAGCGACGATCCCACCCCGCAGCGGGCGCCAGAGGTCACGCCTCTGGCGTCGCCGCTCGTGCCGCGCTGGCGCGTGCATCCGCCGAGGATGGACGCGCACCTCGCGCGAGAGGCGGTCCCGCCTCTGGCGCCAGAGGCCACGGCGCCGGCCGTGCCGCACCGGAGCGGGTGGTCGGTGTTCCGCGTGATCGCGAGCGCGTTCCTAGCGGCGTTCCTCTTACGGGCCTGCGTGTTCGAGGCCTACCGCATCCCGTCGTCGTCGATGGAGCAGACGCTTCAGCCGGGCGACTACGTGTTCGTGAGCAAGCTGGGCTATGGGACACGCATCCCGGAGACCTTCCGGCTTCCGCTCTCGCGCCGGGAACGCGCGAACCCGATTCTGCCCGGCGTGCGCCTCCCCGGGATCGGCGCGCCCGCCAGAGGCGACGTGGTCGTGTTCCACTACCCCGCCGATGGCGGCCCGATCCACCGGCGGACGCCGTACGTGAAGCGGCTGGTGGGGCTTCCTGGCGAGGTCGTGGAGATCCGCGAGAAGCAGGTGTTCGCGGACGGCGCGCCCGTCGAAAGGGCGCCGACAGGACGCCAGTTCTGGGTGGTGCTCCTCGCAGAGCGCGCGTTTCTCCAACCCGACAGCCTCACTTCTGTTGGACTCACGGGGCGGATCGAGCGCGTGAGCGACCGCGAGCGGGTGATCGAGGCCACGCAAGAGGTCGCCGCCCGCGTGCGCCGCCTGCCGGGCGTCGAATCCGTCGAGGCGCTGGTGCGCCGCCCGGGCGACGGCAGCGCCGATTTCCCCGCCTCTGGCGCTTACAGCCTGGACGACTGGGGACCCGTCCGCGTCCCGTTCAGGGACTGGACGATCCCGCTCGACAGCGAGACGTGGAGCCTCTACCGCGCTGCGATCCTCAAGCACGAGCCTCTGGCGGTGGAGCGCGTCGCGGGCGGCTTCCGAGTGGAGGGCGTGCCCGCGGACTCGTTCACGTTCTCCCAGGACTACTACGTCGTCCTCGGCGATCACCGCGACGACTCGGCGGACAGCCGCTCGTGGGGGTTTGTGCCGGACACGCACCTCGTGGGCCGCGCGCGCCTCATTTATTTCTCGTGGGACCCCGAGTCTGGAAAGGCGCGCTGGGACCGCGCGCTGCACATCGTGCGGTAG
- a CDS encoding signal peptidase II — MRALWYTLAIVLVDQVTKVIVKSTMRLGESISVVGDVFKWTFTENPGMAFGMELWDGEPIGKLLLSIFSVVATVAIFFYLRHVRDAPAGYRVSLALILGGALGNVIDRVFYAEIWGYGHIFFGKVVDFVHLDVWSGYPPDWLPIWGGKYVALFPIGNIADLAIIAGVVGVLVTQKAFQEYVHDRNRPATPEAVTVVDEPVVAEPHTDPAPPPVV; from the coding sequence ATGCGCGCTCTCTGGTATACTCTCGCCATCGTCCTCGTGGATCAGGTCACGAAGGTGATCGTCAAGTCCACGATGCGGCTCGGCGAGTCGATCTCGGTCGTGGGCGACGTGTTCAAGTGGACGTTCACCGAAAACCCGGGCATGGCGTTCGGGATGGAGCTGTGGGACGGGGAGCCCATTGGCAAGCTGCTCTTGAGCATCTTCTCGGTCGTCGCGACCGTGGCCATCTTCTTCTACCTCCGCCACGTGCGGGACGCCCCGGCGGGGTACCGCGTCTCGCTCGCGCTGATCCTCGGGGGCGCGCTCGGCAACGTGATCGACCGCGTGTTCTACGCCGAGATCTGGGGCTACGGCCACATCTTCTTCGGCAAGGTCGTGGACTTCGTGCACCTCGACGTATGGAGCGGCTATCCGCCGGACTGGCTCCCCATTTGGGGGGGCAAGTACGTCGCCCTGTTCCCCATCGGCAACATCGCGGACCTCGCGATCATCGCGGGCGTGGTCGGCGTCCTGGTGACGCAGAAGGCGTTCCAGGAGTACGTCCACGACCGGAACCGCCCCGCGACGCCAGAGGCCGTCACCGTTGTGGACGAGCCCGTTGTAGCCGAGCCGCACACCGACCCGGCGCCTCCGCCGGTCGTGTAG
- the lepB gene encoding signal peptidase I produces MPSTPPDASVTPDRPSRKRPGRTTRQRSGRKPEKIKPTFKENVSFWIKAIVVILFLRAFIFEPYRIPSESMEDTLLVGDFLIVSKLHYGARTPNTIGIPFTRIYVPGLVFPQTRLPGFSEPARGDVAVFNYPAAVDVERGVIPADTPIERRAPYIKRIVAVPGDTLAMVDKMLILNGSPVPLGATLKQRWRAFSADGDRPTAREMLDMNVQYLEGTDGQAADGVRQFDITTTPGGAQLLAADPEVARVEPFVLPDSISFSDPRLFDPRAIDLIYDPALAWNADQYGPLVVPGVGMTIDVTAETMETYADVLEQYEGVEVAEARGGGYLLNGVARDTYTFKADYYFAMGDNRDNSVDSRYWGFVPKTHLVGKAVFKFLSFKGEFPFVRPSRFFRPIR; encoded by the coding sequence GTGCCCAGTACCCCTCCCGACGCCTCGGTGACCCCTGACCGCCCGTCTCGCAAGAGGCCGGGGCGCACCACGCGCCAGAGGTCTGGCCGCAAGCCGGAAAAGATCAAGCCGACGTTCAAGGAGAACGTCTCGTTCTGGATCAAGGCGATCGTCGTCATCCTGTTCCTGCGGGCGTTCATCTTCGAGCCCTACCGGATCCCGTCGGAGTCGATGGAGGACACGCTGCTGGTGGGCGACTTCCTGATCGTGAGCAAGCTGCACTACGGGGCACGCACGCCGAACACGATCGGCATCCCGTTTACGCGGATCTACGTCCCCGGCCTCGTTTTCCCGCAGACGCGCCTGCCCGGGTTCTCGGAGCCCGCCAGAGGCGACGTGGCCGTGTTCAACTACCCGGCGGCGGTCGACGTGGAGCGGGGTGTGATCCCGGCAGACACGCCTATCGAGCGGCGCGCGCCATACATCAAGCGCATCGTGGCCGTGCCTGGTGACACGCTCGCGATGGTCGACAAGATGCTGATCCTCAACGGCTCGCCCGTGCCCCTCGGTGCGACTCTGAAGCAGCGCTGGCGCGCCTTCTCGGCCGATGGCGACCGGCCGACCGCTCGCGAGATGCTGGACATGAACGTGCAGTACCTGGAAGGCACGGACGGACAGGCAGCAGACGGCGTCCGTCAATTCGACATCACCACGACGCCCGGCGGCGCCCAGCTTCTGGCGGCGGACCCCGAAGTCGCGCGCGTGGAGCCGTTCGTGCTTCCGGACTCGATTTCCTTTAGCGATCCCCGCTTGTTCGACCCGCGCGCGATCGACCTCATCTACGACCCCGCCCTGGCGTGGAACGCGGACCAGTACGGCCCGCTCGTGGTGCCCGGTGTGGGCATGACCATCGACGTCACCGCCGAAACGATGGAGACTTATGCCGACGTGCTGGAGCAGTACGAAGGCGTCGAGGTCGCCGAGGCGCGCGGGGGCGGCTACCTCCTCAACGGCGTCGCGCGGGACACGTACACGTTCAAAGCCGACTACTACTTCGCGATGGGCGACAACCGCGACAACTCGGTCGACAGCCGCTACTGGGGCTTCGTGCCCAAAACGCACCTCGTAGGCAAGGCCGTCTTCAAGTTCCTGTCGTTCAAGGGCGAGTTCCCCTTTGTCCGTCCGAGTCGGTTTTTCCGCCCCATTCGCTGA